A single Blastopirellula retiformator DNA region contains:
- a CDS encoding signal peptidase II — MPTSENATSPPAPVQPTVGVNRYVIFFALAILGCGLDLWTKHAVFQADAQFPLIERPGKPPLRIYWLIENYVGFETSLNHGALFGMGQGGTPIFAGFSVVAAIGIVYWLFFRKAASDLWLTIALGSVTAGIFGNLHDRLGLYHGFGHWDKGAVRDWILLTAGSYDLRWPNFNIADSFLVCGAALLLIHAFMQPVEEKPTQSPANHPPQKEV, encoded by the coding sequence GTGCCAACCAGCGAGAACGCCACTAGTCCGCCTGCCCCGGTTCAGCCAACCGTCGGGGTCAATCGCTACGTCATCTTCTTCGCCTTGGCGATTCTCGGATGCGGGCTCGATTTGTGGACAAAACATGCCGTTTTTCAGGCCGACGCCCAGTTTCCGCTGATCGAACGTCCCGGCAAACCGCCGCTGCGGATCTACTGGCTGATCGAGAACTACGTCGGGTTTGAGACCTCGCTCAACCATGGGGCCCTCTTTGGAATGGGGCAGGGGGGAACCCCGATCTTCGCTGGGTTCTCGGTGGTGGCGGCGATTGGCATCGTCTACTGGCTCTTCTTTCGCAAGGCGGCCAGCGACCTTTGGCTGACCATCGCCTTGGGAAGCGTGACGGCGGGCATCTTCGGGAACTTACATGACCGACTAGGCTTGTATCATGGCTTCGGTCATTGGGACAAAGGCGCCGTCCGCGACTGGATTCTCCTGACGGCGGGTTCCTACGACCTCCGCTGGCCAAATTTTAATATTGCCGACAGTTTTTTAGTTTGTGGGGCTGCATTGTTGCTTATACATGCGTTTATGCAGCCAGTGGAGGAAAAGCCGACACAATCCCCCGCAAACCACCCGCCCCAAAAAGAAGTGTAA
- a CDS encoding threonine aldolase family protein yields the protein MNAPNPLPRRQFASDNYAGVIPEVWEALEHARLGHAPAYGDDPWTDRASDLLREFFETDCEVYFVFNGTAANSLALAALCNSYHSVICHAQAHVETDECGAPEFFSNGTKVLLADGANGKIDPTAVENIVNRRKDIHYPKPRVLSVTQATEMGTVYQPDELAALCDTAKRHHLRLHLDGARLSNALASLGKAPADVTWRLGIDVLCFGGTKIGMPVGEAVIFFNKELAHEFEYRCKQSGQLASKMRFLSAPWIGLLESNAWLKHAQSANACAAELGKGIESIDGVSLLAPVEANACFVQMPEPVAEGLRAKGWKFYGFIANGGARFMCSWDTSLNDVNALLDDIRELTR from the coding sequence TTGAACGCCCCCAATCCACTGCCGCGCCGTCAGTTCGCCAGCGATAACTACGCAGGCGTCATCCCTGAAGTCTGGGAAGCGCTCGAGCATGCCCGCTTGGGTCATGCCCCTGCCTACGGAGATGATCCCTGGACCGACCGCGCGTCCGACCTGCTGCGAGAGTTCTTCGAGACCGACTGCGAAGTCTACTTCGTCTTCAACGGCACCGCCGCCAACTCGCTCGCCTTGGCCGCGCTCTGCAACTCGTACCACAGCGTCATCTGCCACGCCCAGGCGCACGTCGAGACCGACGAATGCGGCGCCCCGGAGTTCTTCTCCAACGGCACCAAGGTTCTGCTGGCCGACGGAGCCAATGGCAAGATTGATCCGACTGCGGTCGAGAACATCGTCAACCGCCGCAAGGACATTCACTATCCCAAGCCGCGCGTGTTAAGCGTCACCCAGGCGACCGAAATGGGCACGGTCTATCAGCCCGACGAACTGGCCGCCCTGTGCGACACGGCGAAGCGGCACCACCTGCGGCTCCACCTGGATGGCGCCCGGCTGTCGAACGCGCTGGCCAGCTTGGGCAAAGCCCCGGCTGACGTCACTTGGCGACTGGGGATCGACGTCCTCTGCTTCGGCGGCACCAAGATCGGCATGCCGGTTGGCGAAGCGGTCATCTTCTTCAACAAAGAGCTGGCCCACGAGTTCGAGTACCGCTGCAAACAGTCAGGCCAACTCGCCTCGAAGATGCGGTTCCTCTCGGCGCCCTGGATCGGCCTGCTCGAATCGAACGCCTGGCTGAAGCACGCCCAAAGCGCCAACGCCTGTGCGGCGGAACTGGGTAAGGGAATCGAGTCGATCGACGGCGTGTCGCTGCTCGCCCCAGTCGAAGCGAACGCCTGCTTCGTGCAGATGCCGGAACCGGTGGCCGAAGGGCTGCGCGCGAAAGGCTGGAAGTTCTACGGCTTCATCGCCAACGGCGGCGCCCGCTTCATGTGCTCGTGGGACACGTCGCTGAACGACGTAAACGCACTGCTGGATGACATCCGCGAACTAACTAGGTAG
- the dapB gene encoding 4-hydroxy-tetrahydrodipicolinate reductase yields the protein MSAPRVVISGAAGRMGQRLIALGHQNPGINLVAALEHDGQPKLGEDAGAIAGVGPIGLPLTSKLDVEADALIDFSVPAGADRAIQTCVDSNIALVMATTGLTDAQKALLHEAAQKIAIVWAPSMSLAVNLTMKLTEIAAAALKDYPGGADVEIIERHHRFKEDSPSGTALKFGEIVQSQMGQTKEAHGREGRPGERPRDEIGYHAVRVGDNPGEHTIIFGLLGETIELKVGASNRDCYANGALKAAQYAAGKPPGLYTMADVLGL from the coding sequence ATGAGCGCACCGCGCGTCGTGATCAGCGGAGCTGCTGGTCGAATGGGACAACGTTTGATCGCACTCGGCCATCAAAACCCCGGCATCAACCTGGTGGCGGCGCTGGAGCATGACGGCCAGCCGAAGCTGGGCGAAGACGCCGGAGCGATCGCCGGCGTCGGTCCGATCGGCTTGCCGCTGACCAGCAAGTTGGACGTCGAAGCCGACGCGCTGATCGACTTCTCGGTTCCGGCCGGCGCTGATCGAGCGATCCAGACCTGCGTCGACAGCAACATCGCCCTGGTGATGGCGACCACCGGCCTGACCGACGCGCAAAAGGCGTTGCTGCACGAAGCGGCCCAGAAGATCGCTATCGTCTGGGCGCCCAGCATGAGCCTGGCGGTCAACCTGACGATGAAGCTGACCGAGATCGCCGCCGCCGCGCTGAAGGATTACCCGGGCGGCGCCGACGTCGAAATCATCGAGCGGCATCATCGCTTCAAAGAAGACTCCCCCAGCGGCACCGCCCTGAAATTCGGCGAGATCGTCCAGTCGCAGATGGGCCAGACCAAGGAAGCCCACGGCCGCGAAGGCCGCCCCGGTGAACGTCCCCGCGACGAGATCGGTTACCACGCCGTCCGCGTCGGCGACAACCCCGGCGAGCACACGATCATCTTTGGCCTATTGGGCGAAACGATCGAGCTGAAGGTGGGCGCCAGCAACCGCGACTGCTACGCCAACGGCGCCTTGAAAGCGGCTCAGTACGCCGCCGGCAAACCGCCGGGCCTGTACACGATGGCCGACGTCCTGGGGCTGTAA
- the thiC gene encoding phosphomethylpyrimidine synthase ThiC, whose product MTTQLLQARAGNITPEMEFVAKRENISAELVRDEVAAGRLVIPANKVHLAGRLEPMGIGLATTCKINANIGNSAVTSDIEDELKKLHTAVHFGADTVMDLSTGKDIDNIRRQIIDASPVPIGTVPIYQMLEELGGNIEDMRPQHFLDMVEHQAKQGVDYMTVHCGIKLEHLHLSTHRVTGIVSRGGSLIAKWMMAHRKQNPLLTHFDDLCEIMRQYDVTWSLGDGMRPGSIADASDEAQFAELDVLGELTKRGQELGTQVMVEGPGHIPLDQIQMNMERQQEVCNGAPFYVLGPLVTDIAPGYDHITSAIGAAMAGWHGAAMLCYVTPKEHLGLPENEDVKQGVIAYKISAHAADVARKRPGCQDRDDALSRARFGFDWNEQFRLSLDPETAKAYHDQTLPQDTFKSAHFCSMCGPKYCSMKITEEIREMAAEHGNLVQLAETPE is encoded by the coding sequence ATGACCACGCAATTGCTTCAGGCCCGTGCAGGCAATATCACCCCAGAGATGGAGTTTGTCGCCAAGCGCGAAAACATCAGCGCCGAACTCGTTCGCGACGAAGTCGCCGCCGGCCGCTTAGTCATCCCGGCGAACAAAGTTCACCTGGCCGGTAGGCTCGAACCGATGGGGATCGGTCTGGCCACGACCTGCAAAATCAACGCCAACATTGGCAACTCGGCGGTCACCAGCGATATCGAAGATGAGCTGAAGAAGCTGCACACCGCGGTCCACTTTGGCGCCGACACCGTGATGGACCTGTCGACCGGCAAAGACATCGACAACATCCGCCGCCAGATCATTGACGCCAGCCCGGTGCCGATTGGCACTGTGCCGATCTACCAAATGCTGGAAGAACTCGGCGGCAACATCGAGGACATGCGTCCGCAGCACTTCCTGGACATGGTCGAGCATCAGGCGAAGCAGGGGGTCGACTACATGACCGTTCACTGCGGCATCAAGCTCGAGCACTTGCACCTCTCGACGCACCGCGTCACCGGCATCGTCAGCCGCGGCGGTTCGCTGATCGCCAAGTGGATGATGGCCCACCGCAAGCAAAACCCGCTGCTGACCCACTTCGACGATCTGTGCGAAATCATGCGTCAGTACGACGTCACGTGGAGCCTGGGGGACGGCATGCGTCCCGGTTCGATCGCCGACGCGTCGGACGAAGCGCAGTTTGCCGAGCTCGACGTGCTGGGCGAACTGACCAAGCGCGGCCAAGAGCTGGGCACGCAGGTGATGGTCGAAGGCCCGGGTCACATCCCGCTCGACCAGATCCAGATGAACATGGAACGTCAGCAGGAAGTCTGCAACGGCGCTCCGTTCTATGTCCTGGGCCCGCTGGTGACCGACATCGCCCCCGGCTACGACCACATCACCAGCGCCATCGGCGCCGCGATGGCGGGTTGGCATGGCGCCGCGATGCTTTGCTATGTGACGCCGAAAGAACACTTGGGCCTGCCCGAGAACGAAGACGTCAAGCAAGGCGTGATCGCCTACAAGATCTCGGCCCATGCGGCTGATGTCGCCCGCAAGCGTCCCGGCTGCCAAGATCGGGACGACGCGCTGAGCCGCGCCCGCTTCGGCTTCGATTGGAACGAACAGTTCCGCCTGTCGCTCGATCCGGAAACCGCCAAGGCGTACCACGATCAAACGCTGCCGCAGGATACCTTCAAGAGCGCTCACTTCTGCAGCATGTGCGGGCCGAAGTATTGCTCGATGAAGATCACCGAAGAGATCCGCGAAATGGCGGCCGAGCACGGCAACCTGGTTCAACTGGCCGAAACCCCCGAATAG
- a CDS encoding TraR/DksA family transcriptional regulator gives MATTPSDPKKHALKPADAEPFRVVLQKLRARLRGDVSHMTDSALRKTRSESSGDLSSMPIHMADIGSDNYEQEFTLSMLAAEEGTLQLIQEALARIESGVYGACLECGGRIKKPRLHAIPYTPLCIDCANQRERH, from the coding sequence ATGGCCACTACCCCATCGGATCCGAAAAAACATGCGTTAAAACCGGCCGATGCCGAGCCGTTTCGGGTCGTGCTGCAGAAGCTGCGGGCTCGCCTACGCGGGGACGTCTCGCACATGACCGATTCGGCCCTGCGCAAAACGCGGAGCGAGTCTTCTGGCGATCTCTCCAGCATGCCGATTCACATGGCGGACATCGGCAGCGATAATTACGAGCAAGAGTTCACGCTCAGCATGCTGGCGGCCGAGGAAGGGACGCTTCAATTGATTCAAGAAGCACTGGCCAGAATTGAGTCCGGCGTGTATGGTGCGTGCCTCGAATGCGGCGGCAGAATCAAGAAGCCGCGACTTCACGCGATCCCTTACACACCGCTTTGCATTGACTGTGCCAACCAGCGAGAACGCCACTAG
- the thrC gene encoding threonine synthase — MADAPHAFQKCLSPNCGKTYDIGQVLVACPACGELLDVKYDWDQVRPPSSWKEIEANWSRRDNPLNFSGVWRFRSLFPYATDEQIVTLGEGQTLLQQTDRVGQYVGLDSGKLHLQYEGMNPSGSFKDNGMTAAFSHAHIVGAKRAACASTGNTSASLAMYCSVTQLMKAVIFIGSGKISYGKLSQALDYGALTLQISGDFDDAMARVKEVTKDLGIYLVNSVNPFRLEGQKSVMFRVLEALRWEPPDWIVVPGGNLGNSSAFGKAFAELKELGLITRIPRLAVINAGGADTLDQLYNKHNLRWNGGHFDKDLINGYYQTMDETGAKASTLASAIEINRPVNLTKCLRALHDCDGVVRQVNDQEIMDAKSQVGSGGMGCEPASAASVAGAKMLREEGVIAPSDRVVCILTGHLLKDPNATVAYHTTDQDYFNQILGSRGVKRAAHANRAVAVKNELADIVTAIQLYG; from the coding sequence GTGGCCGACGCTCCTCACGCATTTCAAAAATGCCTCTCGCCGAATTGCGGAAAGACCTACGACATCGGCCAAGTGCTGGTCGCTTGTCCCGCTTGCGGCGAACTGCTTGACGTCAAGTATGACTGGGATCAGGTAAGACCCCCGAGCAGTTGGAAAGAGATCGAAGCGAACTGGTCGCGTCGCGATAACCCACTCAACTTCAGCGGCGTCTGGCGGTTCCGCAGCTTGTTCCCGTACGCCACCGACGAGCAGATCGTCACGCTGGGCGAAGGCCAAACGTTGCTGCAGCAGACCGATCGGGTTGGCCAGTACGTCGGGCTCGACTCCGGCAAGTTGCATCTGCAGTACGAGGGGATGAACCCTTCCGGCAGCTTCAAAGACAACGGCATGACGGCCGCGTTCTCTCACGCCCACATCGTCGGCGCCAAGCGAGCCGCCTGCGCTTCGACCGGCAACACCAGCGCCTCTTTGGCGATGTATTGCTCGGTGACCCAATTGATGAAGGCGGTGATCTTCATCGGCTCGGGCAAGATCTCGTACGGCAAGCTGTCGCAGGCGCTCGACTATGGCGCCCTCACGCTGCAGATCTCCGGCGACTTTGACGACGCCATGGCCCGCGTGAAGGAAGTGACCAAGGACCTGGGGATCTACTTGGTTAACAGCGTCAACCCGTTCCGTCTGGAAGGGCAAAAGTCGGTGATGTTCCGCGTGCTTGAGGCGCTTCGTTGGGAGCCGCCCGATTGGATCGTCGTGCCGGGCGGCAACCTGGGGAACTCCAGCGCCTTCGGCAAAGCGTTCGCCGAACTGAAAGAGCTCGGCCTGATCACGCGGATTCCGCGGCTGGCGGTGATCAACGCAGGCGGCGCCGATACGCTTGACCAGCTTTACAACAAGCACAACCTTCGCTGGAATGGCGGGCACTTCGACAAAGACCTGATCAACGGTTACTACCAGACGATGGACGAGACCGGCGCCAAAGCGTCGACCTTGGCCAGCGCGATCGAGATCAATCGCCCGGTCAATCTGACCAAGTGCCTGCGAGCGCTGCACGATTGCGACGGCGTCGTCCGCCAGGTGAACGATCAAGAGATCATGGACGCCAAGAGCCAAGTCGGCTCGGGCGGCATGGGGTGCGAGCCGGCCAGCGCCGCCAGCGTGGCGGGCGCCAAGATGCTGCGAGAAGAAGGGGTCATCGCTCCCAGCGACCGCGTCGTCTGCATCCTGACCGGGCACCTGCTAAAGGATCCGAATGCGACGGTCGCCTATCACACGACCGACCAGGATTACTTCAACCAGATCCTCGGCAGCCGCGGCGTCAAACGAGCCGCCCACGCCAACCGCGCCGTCGCGGTCAAAAACGAACTGGCCGACATCGTCACCGCGATTCAGTTGTACGGTTAG
- a CDS encoding D-sedoheptulose-7-phosphate isomerase yields the protein MLGAHLDSSAYVSHLQQEIAKVDQAAIQNWADLIYQAWENGKWVYIFGNGGSGTTASHFAEDLGKSTLHEKDLGDESRKRLKVLSLTDNAGWLMAIGNDLAYDQIFVQQLMNYGGEGDVVIAISGSGNSDNVLHAVDWANRHGLTTIGLTGYSGGKLKDLAHHSLHVPTNDMGMVESIHLCLFHWVLNDVFARINHVGRYEA from the coding sequence ATGCTTGGCGCCCACTTAGATTCATCCGCTTACGTCTCGCATTTGCAACAAGAGATCGCCAAGGTCGACCAGGCCGCGATCCAGAACTGGGCCGACCTGATCTACCAGGCCTGGGAGAATGGCAAATGGGTTTACATCTTTGGCAACGGCGGATCGGGCACGACCGCCAGCCACTTTGCCGAAGATCTGGGCAAGAGCACGCTGCACGAGAAAGACCTGGGCGATGAGTCGCGCAAACGGCTGAAGGTGCTCAGCCTGACCGACAACGCCGGTTGGCTGATGGCGATCGGCAACGACCTGGCCTACGACCAGATCTTCGTGCAGCAGTTGATGAACTACGGCGGAGAAGGGGATGTAGTGATCGCGATCAGCGGATCAGGCAACAGCGACAACGTGCTGCACGCGGTCGACTGGGCCAATCGCCACGGCCTGACGACGATCGGCCTGACCGGCTACAGCGGCGGCAAGCTGAAAGACCTGGCCCACCATAGCCTGCACGTGCCGACCAACGACATGGGAATGGTCGAGAGCATCCATCTTTGCCTGTTCCACTGGGTGCTGAACGACGTCTTCGCCCGGATCAATCACGTCGGCCGCTACGAAGCGTAA
- a CDS encoding ROK family protein yields MFLGIEIGGTKLQVAVGLPGQEPVALERMEVQADRGANGILNQIETAAHRLLQKNQPLGIGVGFGGPVDPQTGVVAKSHQIDGWNRFPLRDWCEKTFNLPTAICNDCDAAALAEATYGAAAGAKSVFYVTVGTGVGGGFVYQGQQFGADRPTIAEIGHMRPGIHADRAEITVESIASGWGLAAEARSRLMGDVSRSLSLSRDRSPIAEQTSDEFARDLLLRCDHDLDQLTAKLIGQAAADGNELARDILEHGTQALGWAIAQVVTLMAPQVIVVGGGVSLMGDQLFFTPLRAQVRRFVFPPLVDSCSIVSAKLGELVVVHGALALAAQRSEH; encoded by the coding sequence ATGTTCCTCGGAATCGAGATTGGCGGAACCAAGCTGCAAGTCGCCGTCGGCCTGCCCGGGCAAGAGCCCGTCGCGCTGGAGCGAATGGAAGTGCAGGCGGACCGGGGCGCGAACGGCATTCTCAACCAGATCGAAACGGCCGCCCATCGCCTGCTGCAGAAGAACCAACCGCTGGGGATCGGCGTCGGCTTTGGCGGCCCGGTCGATCCGCAAACCGGCGTCGTCGCCAAGAGCCATCAGATCGACGGCTGGAATCGCTTTCCATTGCGCGACTGGTGTGAGAAGACCTTCAACCTGCCCACCGCGATCTGCAACGACTGCGACGCGGCGGCCCTGGCCGAAGCGACCTACGGCGCCGCGGCTGGCGCCAAGAGCGTCTTCTATGTCACCGTCGGTACCGGCGTGGGAGGCGGCTTCGTTTATCAGGGGCAACAGTTTGGCGCCGATCGCCCGACGATTGCCGAGATCGGCCACATGCGCCCCGGCATCCATGCCGACCGCGCCGAGATCACCGTCGAGTCGATCGCCAGCGGTTGGGGCCTGGCGGCCGAAGCCCGCTCGCGACTGATGGGGGACGTTTCGCGTTCGCTCTCCTTGTCGCGCGATCGCAGTCCGATTGCCGAGCAGACCAGCGACGAGTTCGCCCGCGACCTACTGCTCCGCTGTGACCATGACCTCGACCAACTAACCGCCAAGCTGATCGGCCAGGCCGCCGCCGACGGCAACGAACTGGCCCGCGACATTCTGGAACATGGCACGCAGGCCCTGGGCTGGGCGATCGCCCAAGTCGTGACGCTGATGGCGCCGCAAGTGATCGTGGTCGGCGGGGGCGTCTCGCTAATGGGAGACCAACTCTTCTTCACGCCGCTGCGGGCGCAGGTCCGCCGCTTCGTCTTCCCGCCGTTGGTCGATAGTTGTTCGATTGTGTCGGCGAAGTTGGGAGAGTTGGTGGTGGTGCACGGCGCACTAGCCCTGGCCGCGCAACGATCTGAACACTAA
- a CDS encoding RrF2 family transcriptional regulator: MKLSRTVAYALQATLQLAETDSQSPVPCSKLAAKGDMPERFLLQVLRNLVTHGILRSTRGVDGGYTLVRPAEQISLLEIIEAIDGPMDSRLPLETEVDTSFQENLKEALASVTSAMRQQLADIKISQLVTKSSSTPRPGIAPSPHIAATSLNEASVPVRQGS; the protein is encoded by the coding sequence ATGAAACTTTCGCGTACCGTCGCCTATGCCCTCCAGGCGACCCTTCAACTGGCTGAAACCGATTCGCAAAGCCCGGTGCCATGCAGCAAGCTGGCCGCCAAGGGTGACATGCCGGAACGGTTCTTATTGCAGGTCCTGCGAAATCTCGTCACTCACGGGATTTTGCGCAGCACTCGCGGAGTCGATGGGGGCTACACGCTAGTTCGTCCAGCGGAGCAGATTTCGCTGCTGGAAATCATCGAAGCGATCGACGGTCCGATGGACTCCCGGTTGCCACTGGAAACCGAAGTTGACACCTCGTTTCAGGAAAACCTGAAAGAAGCGTTGGCGAGCGTCACCAGTGCGATGCGTCAACAACTGGCCGATATCAAAATCTCCCAGTTGGTCACGAAGAGTTCTAGCACCCCACGTCCAGGCATCGCGCCGTCGCCCCATATTGCCGCGACGTCGCTAAATGAAGCGAGCGTGCCGGTTCGCCAAGGTTCGTAA
- a CDS encoding MFS transporter has product MDKTLEGSEAPATSELRIENPDRLPPLSRDIGYWGMTITQFFGAFNDNVFKQLLLLMGVAQAVNDDGQDLQGVAMIIFSLPFLLLAGPAGYLADKYSKTNVIVLSKVAEIVAMLLGVAGFWYFGMFGFAGLFVVLFLMGAQSTFFGPAKYGILPETLHEHDLPKANGIFLMTTFLAIIFGTVAAGVLRDQLTADGAESNNRLWIGSAICVVIAVVGTLTSLLVRKTKPAKPNATLTVGACTVPPSAVKLFRARPAMLKALLASCIFWLCAGIVQQAVNSLGVVQLKLSDTQTSIMNGLIGVGIAIGCMIAGMLSKGRIDFRIVQTGAWGICASLALLALPGGDHGHLLGYWGSLPVLVVLGACTGMFSVPIQVYLQAKAPLSQKGEVIAEMSRANWVAILLSGVLYGIFDKILLSFENPEVVENPHRCYLFAFTVLIMLPVAILYHPPSEDLE; this is encoded by the coding sequence ATGGATAAAACGCTGGAAGGATCGGAAGCCCCTGCAACGTCAGAGCTGCGGATCGAAAACCCCGACCGTTTGCCGCCGCTGTCGCGCGACATCGGTTACTGGGGGATGACGATCACGCAATTCTTTGGCGCGTTCAACGACAACGTCTTCAAGCAACTGCTGCTGTTAATGGGCGTCGCCCAGGCGGTCAACGACGACGGGCAAGATCTGCAGGGGGTAGCGATGATCATCTTCTCGCTTCCCTTTCTGCTATTGGCCGGGCCGGCCGGTTACCTGGCCGACAAGTACTCGAAGACCAACGTCATCGTGCTGTCGAAGGTGGCCGAGATCGTGGCGATGCTGTTGGGCGTGGCCGGGTTTTGGTACTTCGGCATGTTCGGCTTCGCCGGGCTGTTTGTCGTGCTGTTTCTGATGGGCGCGCAGAGCACCTTCTTTGGGCCCGCCAAATACGGCATCTTGCCTGAGACGCTGCATGAGCACGATCTGCCGAAAGCGAACGGCATCTTCCTGATGACGACGTTCCTCGCCATCATCTTCGGCACCGTCGCCGCCGGCGTACTGCGTGATCAGCTGACCGCCGATGGCGCCGAATCGAACAACCGCCTCTGGATCGGCTCGGCGATTTGCGTGGTAATCGCGGTCGTCGGCACGCTGACGTCGCTGCTGGTTCGCAAGACCAAGCCCGCCAAGCCCAACGCCACGTTGACGGTCGGGGCCTGCACGGTTCCGCCCAGCGCGGTCAAGCTGTTTCGGGCCCGGCCTGCGATGCTGAAGGCGCTGCTGGCGTCGTGCATCTTCTGGCTGTGCGCCGGCATCGTACAGCAGGCGGTCAACTCGCTGGGGGTGGTGCAGCTGAAGCTGAGCGACACTCAAACCAGCATCATGAACGGGCTGATCGGCGTTGGCATCGCGATCGGCTGCATGATCGCCGGGATGTTGTCAAAAGGGCGAATCGACTTCCGCATTGTGCAGACGGGGGCCTGGGGCATTTGCGCCTCGCTGGCGCTGTTGGCCTTGCCGGGCGGCGACCATGGGCACTTGCTGGGATACTGGGGAAGCCTGCCGGTGCTGGTGGTGCTGGGCGCCTGCACCGGGATGTTCTCGGTGCCGATCCAGGTTTATCTGCAGGCGAAGGCGCCCCTTTCGCAGAAAGGGGAAGTGATCGCCGAGATGAGCCGAGCCAACTGGGTAGCGATTCTGCTCTCCGGCGTCCTCTATGGCATCTTCGATAAAATCTTGCTAAGTTTCGAGAATCCCGAAGTCGTCGAGAACCCGCACCGCTGCTATTTGTTCGCATTTACCGTGCTGATCATGTTGCCGGTTGCGATTCTTTACCATCCCCCCAGCGAAGATTTAGAGTAA
- a CDS encoding glycine--tRNA ligase, which produces MEKLVSLCKRRGFLFQSSEIYGGINGFWDYGPLGVELKRNVKEAWWRDMVSGHDDLTTMTGAPEPYEMTGLDCTIIMHPQVWKCSGHYDLFHDYMVDCRQSKKRYRHDQVVGRWVEAKGQKIFATAGSDSDQPEADIERHALKFFGLRTKQADQLKWDGAMVSLTTVDDFSQVLGPDAKELGTLTEPREYNLMFKTIVGALGGEENAAFLRPETAQGIFVNFKNVVDSSRVRVPFGIAQVGKSFRNEITPRNFTFRSREFEQMEIEFFCHPDASPQWYTYWRNRRFQWYIDMGLSGDKLRLREHDPDELSHYSTGTADVEYAFPFLPAGEFGELEGIAHRGDFDLRSHMEGKLDPDSNPLTLELDENGKPLHRGSGKDLSYRDNLTNERFTPHVIEPSAGADRATLAFLCEAYNEDEAPDEKGKLQSRVVMKLHPRIAPIKAAVFPLVKKDGMPEVAQDIYRALKKKFNVFYDETGAVGRRYRRQDEVGTPFCITVDGESISDKTVTIRHRDTLEQWRVKTDDVVSEIDKLVNG; this is translated from the coding sequence ATGGAAAAGCTAGTGTCGCTCTGCAAGCGACGCGGATTTCTCTTTCAATCCTCTGAAATCTACGGGGGGATCAACGGCTTTTGGGATTACGGGCCGCTCGGCGTCGAGCTGAAGCGGAACGTCAAAGAGGCGTGGTGGCGCGACATGGTCAGCGGGCATGACGACCTGACGACGATGACCGGCGCCCCGGAACCGTACGAAATGACCGGGCTCGACTGCACGATCATCATGCACCCGCAGGTCTGGAAGTGCTCCGGGCACTACGATCTGTTCCACGACTACATGGTCGACTGTCGCCAATCGAAAAAGCGATACCGCCACGATCAGGTTGTTGGGCGTTGGGTCGAAGCGAAGGGACAGAAGATCTTCGCCACGGCGGGGTCCGACTCGGATCAGCCGGAGGCCGACATCGAACGGCACGCCCTGAAGTTCTTCGGGCTGCGAACCAAGCAGGCCGATCAACTAAAGTGGGACGGAGCGATGGTCTCGCTGACCACCGTCGACGACTTCTCGCAAGTCTTGGGGCCCGACGCCAAAGAGCTGGGGACGTTGACCGAGCCGCGCGAATACAACTTGATGTTCAAGACGATCGTCGGGGCGCTGGGGGGAGAAGAAAACGCGGCGTTTTTGCGTCCCGAAACGGCCCAGGGGATCTTCGTCAACTTCAAGAACGTGGTCGACAGCTCGCGGGTTCGCGTGCCGTTTGGGATCGCCCAGGTCGGCAAGAGCTTCCGCAACGAAATCACGCCGCGGAACTTCACCTTCCGCTCGCGCGAGTTCGAGCAGATGGAGATCGAGTTCTTCTGCCATCCCGACGCGTCTCCGCAGTGGTACACCTATTGGCGGAACCGTCGCTTCCAGTGGTATATCGACATGGGGCTGTCGGGAGACAAGCTGCGTCTGCGTGAGCATGATCCGGACGAACTGAGCCACTACTCGACCGGCACGGCCGATGTCGAATATGCGTTCCCGTTCTTGCCGGCTGGCGAGTTTGGCGAGTTGGAAGGGATCGCCCATCGCGGCGACTTCGACCTGCGGAGTCACATGGAAGGAAAGCTCGATCCCGACAGCAACCCGCTGACGCTGGAGCTGGACGAGAATGGTAAGCCGCTGCATCGCGGAAGCGGGAAGGACTTGTCTTATCGCGACAACCTGACCAACGAGCGGTTCACCCCGCACGTGATCGAGCCTTCGGCTGGGGCCGACCGGGCGACGCTCGCCTTCTTGTGCGAAGCGTACAACGAAGACGAAGCCCCCGATGAGAAAGGGAAGCTACAGTCGCGGGTGGTAATGAAGCTGCACCCGCGGATCGCCCCGATCAAAGCGGCGGTTTTCCCGTTGGTCAAGAAGGACGGGATGCCGGAAGTGGCTCAAGACATCTACCGCGCCCTCAAGAAGAAGTTCAACGTCTTCTACGACGAGACGGGGGCGGTTGGACGTCGCTATCGTCGCCAGGACGAAGTCGGGACGCCGTTCTGCATCACGGTCGACGGCGAGTCGATCAGCGACAAGACGGTCACCATTCGCCACCGCGACACGCTGGAACAATGGCGGGTAAAGACCGACGACGTCGTCAGCGAAATCGACAAGCTGGTCAACGGCTAG